In the genome of Bacillus thuringiensis, the window TTGTACATAAATCTATTACAGAATTAGCTGAAGTTACGAATAGTTCCGAAGCTACGATATTCCGCTTATGTAAACACCTTGGTTTGCAAGGTTTTCAAGATTTAAAGATTACATTAGCTCGTGAAATTGTACATACACCGATGCAAAATATTCATGAAGAGGTATCAGCAGAAGATAGTATGGTAACTGTTGCTAAAAAAGTTTTTCATTCGCATATTACAGGATTGCAAGATACTTTACATTTGCTAAATGAAACAGCACTTGAGCAGGCTGTACGAGCCTTGCAAGAAGCAAGTCGAATTGAGTTTTATGGAAATGGTGGCTCTGGTATTATTGCGATGGATGCGTATCATAAGTTTATGAGAACGGGTATTTCTTGTATCGCTCATACTGATTCACATTTTCAAATTATGGGAGCAGGTTTACTCTCGGGAAATTCAGTTGTTATTGGCATTTCTCATTCTGGTAGCAATAAAGGATTACTTGAAGCGTTAGAAGTAGCGAAAGCAAGAGGGGCCAAAATTATTGCGATTACGAGCTATAAGAAATCAGCATTAAGTCAACTTGCTGATATAACGTTATATACATCAACACGTGAGACTGAATTCCGCACAGAAGCAAGTTCATCACGATTAGCACAGTTAAGTTTATTAGATACTTTGTATGTAGGGTTGTCGCTGCAGCGACAAGAGGAAACTCTAAAAAATTTACAAAGTATACGTGAAACGATTTCGATGAAGCGAATATAAAAAAGCTCTTCAAATGAAGAGCTTTCAGACTGTAGACCAATTATTTTTGGAGAGTTCAAATGCTAAAAATAGTTTGTCTCTTATTTTATGGATAATTTATCCAATGCTATTTATATGTAGTGCTTTCTATAGTATAAGTGAGGAAGGTGTCTTATGAAAATATCCGTTTATGTTGCAAGTGCATTTAGCAAGGATCATAAAGGCGGAAATAAAGCAGGAGTGGTATTTATTGAGAATACAAATACATTGACCACTACTCAAAAAATGACAATAGCCAAACAATTGGGTTATGCGGAAACCGCATTTATATCAGAATCTGAAATTGCTGATTATAAATTTGAGTATTTTACACCAAAAGAAGAAGTTGATTTATGTGGTCATGCCACAATTGGCTCTTTCGCGATACTGATGCATTTAAATAAACTTTTCAGGAATCGCTATACGATTGAAACGAACAGAGGTGTTCTTACTATTACCATAAAAGATGACATCATATTCATGGAACAAAATAAACCGATATTCTATGATGTTGTATCTCCAAACGAGTTCATCGACTGTTTTGACATTAAAGATATAGACAATAAATACCCAATTCAAATTGTCTCCACGGGCTTAAAAGATATTTTAATTCCTATAAAAAGCGAAACACAATTACATGCACTGCAACCTAATTTTGAAAAAATTAAAGAAATCAGCAAGTATTATAATGTTGTCGGGATGCATCTATATACTTTTAATGACAATCGAATTATATGCAGAAATTTTGCTCCACTATACGACATTAATGAAGAAGCAGCGACTGGAACTTCAAACGGTGCATTAGCTTGCTACCTTTATGAACAGCACTATTTGCAAAAAGAAGTCTATGTATTTGAACAAGGTTATTCTTTACACTCGCCTTCCGAAATATTAGTTAAATTAGCAACCAATAGCAAGAATAAAATAGAAAAAGTTTATGTTGGCGGCAAAGGCTATTACTGTGAAACTAAGTGTTTAAATGTAGAAAATGTTGAGTGAAGAGCTTTTTTATCGATGAGAAGTTTGTTAATTTATTTTCTTTTAGAAATGTATGACTTACTTATAAGCAGTGATAAACTCTCATTTTTTAAAATCTAAAATAAAAACCGATTTATGTAATAATTCAAATATTGTTCATAATTTCACAATTTGTTTATGAAGTATCATGTTATGATGAACATGTAATGATGATTGAACACTTAAATTTGGTACGGTAACTAGCCAAAGTAGTGGGGAAAGTAGTTGTGAGATAAACTCATTAAAACGCTAAAACACTAAAGGGGAGATCACATATGAAAGCAGTAGTGGTTAATAAAAACAGCAAAGCAAACATCGAAGTGATTGAAAAAGAATTACGTCCGTTACGCTCAGGTGAAGCGTTAGTAGATGTAGAGTATTGTGGAGTTTGCCACACTGATTTACACGTTGCGAATCATGATTTTGGTAACACTGATGGCCGTATTCTTGGTCATGAGGGTGTAGGTGTTGTTACGAAAATAGCTGATGATGTTACTTCACTAAAGATAGGTGACCGTGTAAGTATCGCATGGATGTTCCAATCTTGTGGACGTTGTGAATATTGCGTAACTGGTAGAGAAACATTTTGCCGTGAAGTTAAAAACGCAGGTTATTCAGTAGATGGTGGTATGGCTGAACAATGTATCGTTACAGCTGATTATGCGGTAAAAGTACCAGAAGGATTAGATCCTGCTCAAGCATCATCAATTACATGTGCTGGTGTAACTACATATAAAGCTATTAAAGTATCAGATATTAAACCTGGTCAACCTATTGTAATCTATGGCTGCGGTGGATTAGGTAACTTAGCTATCCAATATGCCAAAAATGTATTTGGTGCAAAGGTAATCGCAGTAGACATTAATGACGACAAATTAGCCTTAGCAAAAGAAGTTGGTGCTGATATGATTATCAATCCAATTTCTCAAGGTCCTGCTGATAAAATTGTTCAAGAGGAGCTTGGTGGCGCTTATGCTGCTGTAGTAACAGCAGTCTCTAAAGTAGCCTTTAACTCAGCAGTTGATGCAGTACGTGCTTGCGGTAAAGTAGTTGCAGTAGGGCTACCAGTAGAAACTATGGATTTAAACATTCCGCGACTTGTACTAGATGGAATTGAAGTAGTTGGTTCTCTAGTTGGTACTCGTAAGGACTTAGAAGAGGCGTTTATGTTCGGGGCAGAAGGAAAAGTAGTGCCGGTTGTTCAAACCTGTTCTCTAGATAAAGTACAAAATGTATTCGAAGAAATGGAACAAGGTAGAATTCAAGGGCGTATGGTAATTGATTTTAAACAGCATAGTTGCGATTGCAAATAATTCACTTTAAATATAAAAAGCATGAGTCTAGCGAAGGACATGTAAAAAAGTTAGACGGCATAAAAAGATGATCCCTGTATTTAATAGGGATCATCTTCTTTATATTCTACTAATATCAATGCCAATTAATATTTGATTAATGAAAAATGATTAAAGGTTCACTTTATTTGCAAACGAAAAAGAATCTTTATGTTTAACAAATTTTTTATGATTTGGAACGGTTTGAATTGCTACAACTTGCGAATCTCTTGCTTTCAGTGCATCTTGAATCCCGATTGTCATAAGCTTAATAAATAGAATCGTAATAAAGAATGAAACGAGAGTATAAAAAATAATCCACCATGAAAGATTCATTTCATAACGATTTAATCCAATAAGGCCTGCCCAATCATTAGATAGAGAAACAGGTTTGAGCACTCCGTCATAGAGTTCACGCATTTGTATCCCGCCAATTACAATGTCAAGCAACGCCAAATGGATAACGAGTATGAGTGCTTGGACGATATGTTCCATAAATACCACAAATAAGCGATCAAGTAATAAGACTCGTAAGTGTTTTTTGATAATATGAAAACGGCTAGCACCCAGTAATTGTGAACTTAAAATGTAATCTTGTTTCATAAATTCATCGACTTCTGAGGATATATATAAAGAAAGTGTAGGCAGAGCCACGAAAATAAGTACGAGTACTTGATAAAACGCAAATGAAATATTTGGGTCTAATCTATCAGCATTTGATACGATTACAATATTAACGGGCGTGATGAGTATAAATGCGATAAATAAAGTTGGAATATAATAAAAAACTTCTGAGCATGATTGGAAAAATTTCTTGAATTTTGGAGCATATAAACTTAAGAGGATTCCTATACATGTTCCGAATAAAATTCGAAAGAAGCTAATTGCCACGGCTAATAAAATGGTGAATTTTGCTCCTTCTACAATTTGTAAGAAAACAGACTCTCCAAAACGATCAGATCCAAAAGGCGGAATTAACGATGGTGGAAAGGGGGCCTTTCCAAGTAATTCGTTATTGTCATTGTAAAGTAACTGAGGAGGTTTTGGGATGTTATCTTTAAAGAACCAACTATAAATAAAACTAGCTGAAATAAGTATGAATAGATAAGTAAAGCCGATTAAAAAGCGTTTTGATTTCCAAATAGATTTCATAATGATACTCCTTTCAATTGCTTTTTCCATCTATTCATCATGAATGAGACTATGTGGAAAAGGGCATAAAACGGTAAAATAATCATAACAAGTATGATAAATGCAGCTGGAGGTGAAACAAACGCCTTTTTAAATAAAAATTGAATAATGCCTTCCATATTAAAAACAAATTCTAAAATGAATAAGTTAGAAAGTAAGAAAACGAAAATCGTTTTTAAATGATGGAAGAAATGGATAGATATATTTTTGAATAAATGAATGCATAGTATATAACTTGATGAAAGGCCTTTTCCATATGCAACCTCTACGTAATGTTTTCCTTCTTCTTCTTTTATGTATAACACCATCATCCGAAACATTTGTAATGTAGGTAAGACAGCTAATGATAAAATAGGGAGTAAATAAGCTCGATTTTCATTAAAAGAAATAATAGTGACAGGAGATTCCCCGAATTTCTGAAGTACCCATATGAAAAATATTTGCAAACAAATCATCATCATCATATCAGGGACAGCTTCTAATATGAACACAATTC includes:
- a CDS encoding ABC transporter permease subunit, encoding MLNKISQFTIKLSSILLSLLLLLNLPYLFITQQGFTFQPIYFFNQIVTMLKQVFSPESLVIIGSDPKFGHFKKTPLFPTVLEPYLYSFTILFSAFFLALFLSSSMAFFYFLAKDYIKKWINRIVFILEAVPDMMMMICLQIFFIWVLQKFGESPVTIISFNENRAYLLPILSLAVLPTLQMFRMMVLYIKEEEGKHYVEVAYGKGLSSSYILCIHLFKNISIHFFHHLKTIFVFLLSNLFILEFVFNMEGIIQFLFKKAFVSPPAAFIILVMIILPFYALFHIVSFMMNRWKKQLKGVSL
- a CDS encoding PhzF family phenazine biosynthesis protein, translating into MKISVYVASAFSKDHKGGNKAGVVFIENTNTLTTTQKMTIAKQLGYAETAFISESEIADYKFEYFTPKEEVDLCGHATIGSFAILMHLNKLFRNRYTIETNRGVLTITIKDDIIFMEQNKPIFYDVVSPNEFIDCFDIKDIDNKYPIQIVSTGLKDILIPIKSETQLHALQPNFEKIKEISKYYNVVGMHLYTFNDNRIICRNFAPLYDINEEAATGTSNGALACYLYEQHYLQKEVYVFEQGYSLHSPSEILVKLATNSKNKIEKVYVGGKGYYCETKCLNVENVE
- a CDS encoding ABC transporter permease, with the translated sequence MKSIWKSKRFLIGFTYLFILISASFIYSWFFKDNIPKPPQLLYNDNNELLGKAPFPPSLIPPFGSDRFGESVFLQIVEGAKFTILLAVAISFFRILFGTCIGILLSLYAPKFKKFFQSCSEVFYYIPTLFIAFILITPVNIVIVSNADRLDPNISFAFYQVLVLIFVALPTLSLYISSEVDEFMKQDYILSSQLLGASRFHIIKKHLRVLLLDRLFVVFMEHIVQALILVIHLALLDIVIGGIQMRELYDGVLKPVSLSNDWAGLIGLNRYEMNLSWWIIFYTLVSFFITILFIKLMTIGIQDALKARDSQVVAIQTVPNHKKFVKHKDSFSFANKVNL
- the adhP gene encoding alcohol dehydrogenase AdhP codes for the protein MKAVVVNKNSKANIEVIEKELRPLRSGEALVDVEYCGVCHTDLHVANHDFGNTDGRILGHEGVGVVTKIADDVTSLKIGDRVSIAWMFQSCGRCEYCVTGRETFCREVKNAGYSVDGGMAEQCIVTADYAVKVPEGLDPAQASSITCAGVTTYKAIKVSDIKPGQPIVIYGCGGLGNLAIQYAKNVFGAKVIAVDINDDKLALAKEVGADMIINPISQGPADKIVQEELGGAYAAVVTAVSKVAFNSAVDAVRACGKVVAVGLPVETMDLNIPRLVLDGIEVVGSLVGTRKDLEEAFMFGAEGKVVPVVQTCSLDKVQNVFEEMEQGRIQGRMVIDFKQHSCDCK
- a CDS encoding MurR/RpiR family transcriptional regulator; translated protein: MPGTRSGIGKIQASLNGLSPKLRSIAEHILKHPQDVVHKSITELAEVTNSSEATIFRLCKHLGLQGFQDLKITLAREIVHTPMQNIHEEVSAEDSMVTVAKKVFHSHITGLQDTLHLLNETALEQAVRALQEASRIEFYGNGGSGIIAMDAYHKFMRTGISCIAHTDSHFQIMGAGLLSGNSVVIGISHSGSNKGLLEALEVAKARGAKIIAITSYKKSALSQLADITLYTSTRETEFRTEASSSRLAQLSLLDTLYVGLSLQRQEETLKNLQSIRETISMKRI